From Xylanibacter oryzae DSM 17970, a single genomic window includes:
- a CDS encoding sugar phosphate nucleotidyltransferase yields the protein MAVTLFVPGRLCLFGEHTDWAGKYRSMNADVVPGMSIVTGIEQGIEAEVEKSSIFEIYSEAPEIKDIWQDFGCRMSENELKRIAKSGTFFSYCAGVASYMLEWYKVGGVKITIKKMSLPIKSGLSSSAAICVLVARAFNNIYSLNLNTMGEMNIAYVGELRTSSRCGRLDQACAFGVKPNLMIFDGDEIEVKSINVKKHLYWVFSDLCAKKDTIKILGDLNKGYPFASNESEEKEHRALGEKNQAIIKKAINYMANGDAKSLGKLMTEAQDLFDKDIAPMCPEELTAPKLHKVLKDSNILPLIYGGKGVGSQGDGSIQFIARDEKCQDQLIEYLTKQGMKPYKLTIRPVHTIRKAIIPVAGFGTRLYPSTRSLKKDFFPIPDKDGMVKPVILILLEELIESGIEEVCIILGSEEEKIKYREFFETPLPEEHLNKLNPKMQEYENKILDIGKKLKYVYQKEKKGFGHAVYQAVDFTCGEPVLLLLGDTLYRSYTNKPCALQLIEKYEKFNMDMVAIHDVPLSEVSQYGIMTGVWEDKDETEMNIINFCEKPNACYAEDFLGVKMKNNKSKYYSVFGQYILTQNVFDQLGKDISEAENSDKEIELTKALDKVRKNKGLIGVSLKGHMYDMGNYNSFRNAVVNFGNINTSKNP from the coding sequence ATGGCAGTAACTCTTTTTGTCCCAGGCCGTCTTTGCCTGTTTGGTGAACATACCGACTGGGCTGGTAAATACCGTTCTATGAATGCAGATGTTGTTCCTGGTATGTCTATTGTTACAGGTATAGAACAAGGAATAGAGGCTGAAGTTGAAAAATCGAGTATCTTCGAAATATATTCTGAAGCTCCTGAAATAAAAGATATATGGCAGGATTTCGGATGCAGAATGAGTGAAAATGAACTCAAGCGTATTGCTAAATCAGGTACGTTTTTTTCTTATTGTGCAGGTGTAGCTTCATATATGCTGGAATGGTATAAGGTCGGAGGAGTGAAAATCACTATCAAAAAGATGTCTCTGCCTATAAAGAGCGGTCTATCATCTAGTGCGGCTATATGTGTGCTGGTAGCACGCGCCTTCAACAATATATATAGCCTAAATCTTAACACTATGGGAGAGATGAATATCGCTTACGTAGGTGAGTTAAGGACATCTTCACGCTGTGGACGATTAGATCAGGCTTGTGCCTTCGGTGTAAAACCTAATCTTATGATATTCGACGGTGATGAGATTGAGGTTAAATCAATAAACGTAAAAAAACATCTTTACTGGGTCTTTTCTGATCTTTGTGCAAAAAAAGATACAATTAAGATTCTTGGTGACCTTAACAAAGGTTATCCTTTTGCTTCAAATGAATCAGAAGAAAAAGAACACCGAGCTCTGGGAGAAAAAAATCAGGCGATAATAAAAAAGGCAATAAACTATATGGCAAATGGTGATGCTAAATCACTAGGAAAGTTGATGACAGAAGCACAAGACCTTTTTGACAAGGATATTGCTCCTATGTGCCCTGAAGAATTAACAGCGCCAAAATTACATAAAGTTCTTAAAGACTCTAATATCCTACCGCTTATTTATGGAGGGAAGGGTGTCGGTTCTCAAGGAGATGGATCAATACAGTTCATTGCACGTGACGAGAAATGTCAAGACCAGTTGATTGAATACCTTACAAAACAAGGTATGAAACCTTATAAGTTGACTATACGTCCAGTACATACTATACGCAAAGCCATTATCCCTGTTGCAGGTTTTGGCACTCGTCTTTACCCTTCAACACGTTCGCTCAAAAAAGATTTTTTCCCAATCCCCGACAAAGATGGTATGGTAAAGCCAGTCATACTAATTTTGCTTGAAGAACTAATAGAAAGTGGTATAGAAGAAGTTTGTATCATATTGGGATCAGAAGAAGAAAAAATAAAATATAGAGAATTTTTCGAAACACCATTACCAGAAGAGCACCTTAACAAGTTGAATCCAAAAATGCAAGAATATGAAAACAAGATTCTTGATATTGGAAAGAAACTGAAGTATGTTTATCAAAAAGAAAAAAAAGGTTTCGGACATGCAGTGTATCAAGCTGTAGACTTTACATGCGGTGAACCTGTCTTATTACTGTTAGGTGATACATTGTATAGAAGTTATACAAATAAACCATGTGCCTTACAACTTATCGAAAAATACGAAAAATTCAACATGGATATGGTAGCAATTCACGACGTACCTCTATCTGAAGTCTCTCAATATGGTATAATGACAGGGGTCTGGGAGGATAAAGATGAAACGGAGATGAACATCATTAATTTTTGCGAGAAGCCTAATGCCTGTTATGCAGAAGATTTCTTAGGAGTCAAAATGAAGAATAATAAGAGCAAATACTATTCTGTTTTTGGACAATATATACTTACTCAAAATGTCTTTGATCAATTAGGAAAAGATATATCTGAAGCTGAAAATAGCGACAAAGAAATCGAACTTACTAAAGCTCTTGATAAAGTAAGGAAGAATAAAGGACTCATAGGTGTAAGTCTAAAAGGACACATGTATGATATGGGTAATTATAATTCTTTTCGAAACGCGGTCGTCAATTTTGGAAACATAAATACATCAAAAAATCCATAA
- the aldA gene encoding aldehyde dehydrogenase, translated as MKNLKMYINGKFVDGKSGKFIDVLNPSTEEIVSRQPDGTVEDVNEAIDAAEKAQDAWAKTPAVERGKYLHKMAEGIRQHLDEFVDIIVKEQGKTLSWAKVEVGVTADYFDYMAGFSRTIEGEVIPSDRRGETIILTKRPIGVAAGILPWNFPFFLIARKAGAALITGCTIVLKPSQLTPENCCRFAEIVDETGLPAGVLNVVTGKGSLVGNAMAASPKIGIVSLTGSVGAGVKIMAAAAPNITKVSLELGGKAPAIVFADADLELAADCVIQSRIGNNGQICNNAERVYVHKDVKDKFTKMLLERFMKVSVGDPGKYLDVDMGPLIEKRALDSVAEKVEHAISQGAKLLCGGHRVGDKGYFYEATLMEATQEMDIVHEETFGPVLPIVEFDNIDQVISWANDVEYGLASSVFTKDIDTATKVCRELKFGETYINREHFEAMQGFHAGVKKSGIGGADGKHGVEEYLVTHVTYLDTHYE; from the coding sequence ATGAAAAACCTAAAAATGTATATCAACGGCAAATTCGTTGATGGTAAATCAGGAAAATTTATTGATGTTTTAAATCCTTCGACTGAGGAAATCGTAAGCAGGCAACCAGACGGTACGGTTGAAGATGTAAATGAAGCTATTGATGCTGCAGAAAAGGCACAAGATGCCTGGGCAAAGACTCCCGCTGTAGAACGAGGCAAGTATTTACATAAGATGGCTGAAGGAATACGACAACATCTGGATGAATTCGTAGATATCATTGTGAAAGAGCAAGGTAAAACTCTTTCATGGGCTAAAGTTGAAGTTGGCGTTACTGCAGATTACTTTGATTATATGGCCGGTTTTTCACGTACCATTGAGGGAGAAGTAATACCAAGTGATCGTCGTGGTGAAACTATCATACTTACAAAACGTCCTATTGGTGTCGCTGCAGGTATACTGCCTTGGAACTTCCCATTTTTTCTTATAGCTCGTAAAGCGGGAGCTGCTCTTATTACAGGTTGTACTATAGTCCTAAAACCTTCACAATTGACTCCTGAAAACTGTTGTCGCTTTGCAGAAATCGTAGATGAGACAGGCTTGCCTGCAGGCGTTCTTAATGTAGTCACAGGTAAAGGTTCGTTAGTAGGTAACGCTATGGCTGCTAGTCCAAAGATTGGAATCGTAAGTCTTACAGGTAGTGTTGGCGCAGGCGTTAAAATAATGGCGGCGGCGGCACCTAATATAACGAAGGTTTCTTTGGAATTAGGAGGCAAGGCTCCAGCAATAGTTTTTGCAGATGCAGACTTGGAATTGGCTGCAGACTGTGTCATACAGTCGCGTATTGGCAATAACGGTCAGATATGTAATAATGCAGAGCGCGTGTATGTACATAAAGACGTTAAGGATAAATTTACAAAAATGTTGTTAGAGCGATTTATGAAAGTATCTGTGGGCGATCCTGGCAAATATTTGGATGTTGATATGGGACCACTAATAGAAAAACGTGCTTTGGACAGCGTCGCAGAGAAAGTGGAGCATGCTATTAGTCAGGGTGCAAAACTTTTGTGTGGTGGACATAGGGTAGGAGATAAAGGATATTTCTATGAAGCAACACTTATGGAGGCAACGCAAGAAATGGATATAGTACACGAAGAAACCTTCGGTCCTGTACTTCCGATAGTTGAATTTGATAATATAGATCAAGTTATTTCATGGGCGAATGATGTAGAATATGGTCTTGCATCTTCTGTCTTCACAAAAGATATAGATACTGCAACAAAAGTTTGTCGTGAACTTAAGTTTGGTGAAACATATATCAACCGTGAACATTTTGAAGCGATGCAAGGATTTCATGCCGGAGTTAAAAAATCTGGTATTGGTGGCGCAGATGGTAAACATGGTGTGGAAGAATACTTAGTTACACATGTAACATATCTTGATACTCATTATGAATAA
- a CDS encoding glycoside hydrolase family 27 protein, translating to MNNGLKLLAVSFLCAFSFTASAQKWEHLADTPQMGWNSWNKFQGNIDEEIIKTIADAMVSTGLRDAGYVYINMDDCWHGERDENGFIQANSKRFPHGIKWLADYVHSKGLKLGIYSDCGTKTCAGMPGSLGHEYQDALQYARWGIDYLKEDWCNTININAKGAYQLMSDALRAAGRPILHSMCEWGDNMPWRWARNIGHSWRIGPDIWCSFDSLRVFPTYTQYSVMNCIAKNDTLRQYAGKGHWNDPDMLEVGNGMKNSEDRAHFAMWCMMASPLIIGNDIRSMSNETKAILMNKEMIAVNQDKMGIQGYHHSDVNGLQIWFKPLENGDWAITILNPTQKSLTYGINWQNFNFKDTQVSDKSTDFDKIEYHVRNLWLHKSEGKTSKENRVERTITVPSHDVISYRLIK from the coding sequence ATGAACAACGGATTAAAATTATTAGCAGTTTCTTTTCTATGTGCTTTCTCTTTTACAGCAAGTGCACAAAAATGGGAACACCTTGCGGATACACCTCAGATGGGATGGAACTCTTGGAATAAATTTCAAGGTAATATTGATGAGGAAATCATAAAGACTATTGCAGATGCAATGGTTTCAACTGGATTGCGTGATGCAGGTTATGTATATATTAATATGGATGACTGTTGGCATGGTGAGCGTGATGAAAACGGATTTATCCAAGCTAATTCAAAACGTTTTCCACATGGGATTAAGTGGCTTGCAGATTATGTGCATTCAAAGGGATTGAAACTAGGCATCTATAGTGACTGTGGTACAAAAACCTGTGCAGGAATGCCAGGAAGTTTAGGCCACGAATATCAGGATGCTCTGCAATACGCTCGTTGGGGAATTGACTATCTAAAAGAAGATTGGTGCAATACAATAAATATAAATGCAAAAGGTGCTTATCAACTAATGAGCGACGCTTTACGTGCTGCCGGGCGCCCAATACTACATAGTATGTGTGAATGGGGAGACAATATGCCTTGGCGATGGGCAAGGAATATTGGTCATAGTTGGCGTATCGGACCAGACATATGGTGCTCATTTGATTCTCTTCGTGTTTTTCCAACATACACTCAGTATAGTGTAATGAACTGCATTGCAAAGAATGATACTTTACGTCAATATGCAGGTAAAGGGCATTGGAATGACCCTGATATGTTGGAGGTTGGGAATGGAATGAAAAATAGTGAAGATCGTGCTCATTTTGCTATGTGGTGTATGATGGCGTCTCCTCTTATTATTGGAAATGACATACGTTCTATGAGTAATGAGACAAAAGCAATTCTTATGAATAAGGAAATGATAGCCGTAAATCAAGATAAAATGGGGATACAGGGATATCATCATTCTGATGTGAATGGTTTGCAGATATGGTTTAAACCTCTAGAAAATGGTGACTGGGCAATTACGATACTTAATCCAACACAGAAATCTTTAACTTATGGCATAAATTGGCAGAATTTTAACTTCAAGGATACACAAGTCTCGGACAAAAGTACAGATTTTGATAAGATAGAATACCATGTTCGTAATCTATGGTTGCATAAATCAGAGGGAAAGACTTCAAAGGAAAATCGTGTAGAACGAACAATAACAGTACCTTCGCACGATGTAATTTCGTATAGGTTAATTAAGTAA
- a CDS encoding PaaI family thioesterase, with protein sequence MATLKDYLNEKDRFAASNGCKIIEIKVGYAKAVMKVTNKHINGGNVCQGGAYFTLADIAIAAAINSHGTLTFGIQNNISFLKSAIEGDILTAEAQEVVDHHRIPYVEARITNQNSELICIVTGIGYRKGKSMPVDGLM encoded by the coding sequence ATGGCAACACTAAAAGACTATTTGAACGAGAAAGACCGTTTTGCTGCTAGCAATGGTTGTAAAATAATAGAAATTAAAGTTGGATATGCCAAAGCTGTAATGAAAGTTACCAACAAGCATATTAATGGTGGAAATGTGTGCCAAGGAGGTGCTTATTTCACATTGGCAGATATTGCGATAGCCGCAGCTATTAATAGTCACGGTACATTAACATTCGGTATACAGAATAATATTTCTTTTCTAAAAAGTGCTATTGAAGGAGATATCCTTACAGCAGAGGCTCAAGAAGTAGTTGATCATCATAGAATCCCTTATGTTGAAGCAAGGATTACAAATCAAAATAGCGAACTTATTTGTATTGTGACAGGAATAGGTTATCGCAAAGGTAAGAGCATGCCTGTAGATGGATTAATGTAA
- the glmS gene encoding glutamine--fructose-6-phosphate transaminase (isomerizing) produces the protein MCGIVGYIGFRDAYPILINGLKRLEYRGYDSAGVALISDNDEHLNIYKEKGKVAVLENSLADKDLSGTIGMAHTRWATHGEPSSINAHPHLSQSGRLAIVHNGIIENYASLKKYLAGKGFTFKSCTDTEVLVQLIEYMQQTYNLCVAQATRYALRKVVGAYAIVVMDKEHPDELVAARKSSPLVVGIGEDNKEFLIASDALPIAGYTHNMVYLNDEEVVLLRRNQPMSVKNLKNEDVNIDVKQVDIDIDKLEKGGYDHYMLKEIFEQPKAISDCMRGRLLQKKHQIVLSAINLHREQLINAKRFIIIACGTSWHAGLIGKQYIENYCDVPVAVEYASEFRYRNPVIMPDDVVIAISQSGETADTLAAFQLAKAHHALCFGIVNAVGSSVARESDTGIYTHVGPEIGVASTKAFTGQVMVLALFSLALAKAKGTIGQKDYEEIIDELSIIPEKIKVVLQQNDRIKEIAKTYTYARNFLYMGRGYNYPVAMEGALKLKEISYIHAEGYPAAEMKHGPIALVDAEMPVVFVATHHQLYTKIISNIEEVKARNGRVLAVVTQGDTSVRKLAEHIIEVPPTIAPLAPLLSVIPLQLLAYHVAVEKGLNVDQPRNLAKSVTVE, from the coding sequence ATGTGTGGAATAGTAGGATATATTGGTTTCCGTGATGCTTATCCCATTCTTATCAATGGGTTGAAAAGATTAGAGTATCGTGGCTATGACAGTGCAGGGGTGGCACTTATTTCGGATAACGATGAGCACCTTAATATATATAAGGAGAAAGGAAAAGTCGCAGTTTTGGAAAATTCTTTAGCTGACAAAGACTTAAGTGGAACAATCGGTATGGCTCATACCCGTTGGGCTACTCATGGTGAGCCATCTTCAATAAATGCCCATCCGCATCTTTCACAAAGCGGTAGACTAGCCATTGTCCATAATGGTATTATTGAAAATTACGCATCTCTTAAAAAATATCTTGCAGGTAAAGGTTTTACATTCAAGAGTTGTACCGATACAGAGGTTTTGGTGCAATTGATAGAATACATGCAGCAGACATATAACCTTTGTGTTGCTCAGGCCACGCGTTATGCGTTGCGTAAGGTCGTAGGAGCATATGCTATAGTTGTTATGGATAAAGAACATCCTGATGAATTAGTTGCAGCCCGTAAGAGTAGTCCTCTTGTGGTAGGAATTGGTGAAGACAATAAGGAATTCCTTATTGCGTCAGATGCATTACCTATTGCTGGGTATACTCATAACATGGTATATCTAAATGACGAGGAGGTCGTATTGTTGCGTCGTAATCAGCCTATGTCTGTAAAGAATCTTAAAAACGAGGATGTCAATATTGATGTTAAACAAGTTGATATAGACATTGACAAACTTGAAAAAGGTGGATACGACCATTATATGCTTAAGGAAATATTCGAACAGCCGAAAGCTATCTCTGACTGTATGCGAGGCAGATTACTGCAGAAGAAACATCAGATTGTACTTAGCGCAATTAATCTTCACCGTGAACAGTTGATAAATGCAAAACGTTTTATTATCATAGCTTGTGGTACATCATGGCATGCCGGTCTTATTGGCAAACAGTATATAGAAAATTACTGCGATGTTCCTGTAGCAGTTGAATATGCATCTGAGTTTCGTTATCGCAACCCTGTTATAATGCCAGATGACGTAGTCATTGCAATATCACAGAGCGGAGAGACTGCTGATACCCTTGCGGCATTTCAGTTGGCAAAAGCTCATCATGCACTATGTTTTGGAATCGTTAATGCTGTAGGTTCAAGCGTAGCACGTGAATCGGATACAGGTATTTATACACACGTCGGACCTGAAATAGGAGTTGCATCTACTAAAGCATTTACAGGGCAGGTTATGGTCCTAGCTCTATTTTCTTTGGCATTAGCTAAGGCTAAAGGAACTATAGGACAAAAGGATTATGAAGAAATAATAGATGAACTGTCTATAATACCAGAGAAAATAAAAGTTGTATTGCAGCAAAATGATAGAATAAAAGAGATTGCAAAGACTTATACATATGCCCGTAACTTTTTGTATATGGGACGTGGATACAATTATCCTGTAGCAATGGAGGGTGCTCTTAAATTAAAAGAAATCAGTTATATACATGCAGAAGGTTATCCTGCCGCAGAGATGAAGCATGGGCCAATCGCTTTAGTCGATGCGGAGATGCCTGTAGTATTTGTAGCTACCCATCATCAGTTGTATACTAAGATAATATCAAATATAGAAGAGGTAAAAGCTCGTAATGGTAGAGTGCTGGCAGTTGTAACACAGGGTGATACAAGCGTAAGGAAACTAGCTGAGCACATTATAGAGGTCCCTCCTACAATAGCTCCACTTGCTCCATTACTTTCTGTAATACCTTTACAGTTGCTTGCATATCACGTAGCAGTAGAAAAAGGTTTGAATGTCGATCAACCACGTAATCTTGCAAAATCGGTTACTGTGGAATAA
- a CDS encoding acetylxylan esterase, with protein MKKILILLVTLMSIQPVSAQIRGYNIRVTVTPDHKDWNYKVGETASFIVNVLKSGTLLDNVKVDYEAGPVMYPNVKKTGVILPDGTMRWSGKMTDAGFYRFKVTAHVAGKDYDGLCTASFSPEKIQPTTECPKDFDEFWNNSLKEARQTSLEPTKELLPERCTKDVNVYQVSFQNIRFGSRTYGILCVPVKPGKYPALLRVPGAGVRPYQGDILTASKGAITLEIGIHGIPVTMTQDYYDKLANGALYCYWDNNMDNRDKAYYKRVFIGAVRAIDYIASMPEWNGMSLGVTGSSQGGMLSLVCAALDKRVTFYGAVHAALCDHTASLKGIACGWPHYFYYDNKGIDQRKIETSRYYDGVNFARRITANGWFSFGYNDEVVPPTSAYGTYNVTGGKKELHIYPETGHYWYQEQWDEWEEWLLNQMGINN; from the coding sequence ATGAAAAAGATATTAATACTTTTGGTTACCTTAATGTCAATTCAACCAGTATCTGCACAGATACGAGGTTATAACATACGTGTAACTGTAACTCCAGACCATAAAGACTGGAATTACAAAGTTGGTGAGACTGCATCATTTATAGTTAATGTATTGAAGTCTGGTACATTGCTTGACAATGTTAAAGTGGATTATGAGGCTGGACCTGTAATGTACCCTAATGTAAAGAAAACCGGAGTGATTCTACCAGATGGGACTATGAGATGGAGTGGTAAGATGACTGATGCTGGTTTTTATCGTTTTAAGGTTACTGCACATGTAGCAGGAAAAGATTATGATGGACTTTGTACAGCATCTTTTTCTCCAGAAAAAATTCAGCCTACAACTGAATGTCCAAAAGATTTTGATGAGTTCTGGAACAACTCTCTTAAAGAAGCACGTCAGACAAGCCTTGAACCAACAAAAGAATTATTACCCGAGCGTTGTACAAAGGATGTGAATGTATATCAAGTAAGTTTCCAAAATATACGATTTGGCAGTCGCACATATGGTATACTATGTGTACCGGTAAAACCTGGAAAATATCCGGCATTGCTTAGGGTACCAGGGGCTGGAGTAAGACCTTACCAAGGAGATATATTGACTGCTTCTAAGGGAGCAATAACTTTAGAAATAGGTATACATGGAATTCCTGTAACAATGACTCAGGATTATTATGACAAACTGGCTAATGGAGCCTTATATTGCTATTGGGACAATAATATGGATAATCGTGACAAAGCATATTATAAACGTGTATTTATAGGGGCTGTACGTGCTATAGACTATATCGCATCAATGCCAGAATGGAATGGCATGAGTCTTGGAGTTACTGGTAGTAGCCAAGGAGGAATGTTATCTCTTGTTTGTGCTGCCTTAGACAAAAGAGTTACCTTTTATGGGGCCGTTCATGCAGCTCTTTGCGATCATACAGCATCTCTTAAAGGTATTGCTTGCGGCTGGCCACATTATTTTTATTATGACAATAAGGGTATAGACCAGAGGAAGATAGAAACTTCAAGATATTACGACGGCGTGAATTTTGCCCGTAGAATTACTGCCAATGGATGGTTCTCTTTCGGATATAATGACGAAGTGGTTCCTCCTACTTCTGCTTATGGGACATATAATGTGACAGGAGGTAAAAAAGAATTGCACATTTATCCTGAAACGGGTCACTATTGGTATCAGGAACAATGGGATGAATGGGAAGAATGGCTATTAAATCAGATGGGAATTAATAATTAA
- a CDS encoding glycoside hydrolase 5 family protein: MNKILLLIITFFMAMPLSANNTFVKVYQGHFLRDGKPYYYVGTNFWYGAILGSTGQGGNRKRLCAELDKMKSMGIDNLRILVGADGERGIKTKVEPTLQIKPGVYNDTILEGLDYLLQQMGKRNMLAVLYLNNSWEWSGGYGFYLQYAGEGKAPRPDEAGYPAYMNFVRKYATSEEAHQLFYKYVNFILNRTNRYTHRKYVDDPAIMSWQIGNEPRAFGKEELEPFVKWLSEASSLIRSIDKNHLVSIGSEGAWGCEGDYNVYEKICADKNIDYCNVHLWPYNWGWAKKDSLIENLDRSCRNTKEYIDRHLTICSKLNKPLVMEEFGYPRDGFSFSPYSTTKGRDGYYKYVFSLVADNAKSGGNFAGCNFWGWGGMAKPTHENWNVGDDYCGDPAQEQQGLNSVFSSDTSTLFIVKEQIESMSNICR, translated from the coding sequence ATGAATAAGATATTATTATTAATCATTACCTTTTTTATGGCAATGCCATTATCAGCCAATAATACTTTTGTAAAAGTATACCAAGGTCATTTCTTGAGAGATGGAAAACCATATTATTATGTGGGTACAAATTTTTGGTATGGAGCCATTTTGGGTTCGACAGGACAAGGTGGCAATCGTAAACGCCTTTGTGCAGAATTGGATAAAATGAAATCTATGGGTATAGATAACCTTCGGATTCTTGTTGGAGCTGATGGCGAACGTGGAATAAAGACTAAAGTGGAGCCTACTTTGCAGATAAAACCAGGAGTTTATAATGATACTATTTTGGAAGGATTGGATTATCTGCTTCAACAAATGGGCAAACGCAATATGCTGGCTGTACTTTATCTTAATAATTCATGGGAATGGAGTGGAGGTTATGGTTTCTATCTGCAATATGCAGGAGAAGGAAAAGCACCACGTCCTGATGAAGCAGGGTATCCTGCATACATGAACTTTGTACGTAAGTATGCAACAAGTGAAGAAGCTCACCAACTGTTCTATAAGTATGTAAATTTCATTCTAAATAGGACAAACCGTTATACACATAGGAAGTATGTAGATGATCCTGCAATAATGTCATGGCAGATAGGTAATGAACCTAGGGCTTTTGGTAAAGAAGAATTGGAACCATTTGTAAAATGGCTTTCAGAGGCTTCTTCTCTTATAAGAAGTATAGACAAAAACCATCTTGTATCAATAGGCAGTGAAGGTGCATGGGGATGTGAAGGAGATTATAACGTATACGAAAAAATATGTGCAGATAAGAATATTGACTACTGCAACGTACATCTTTGGCCATATAACTGGGGATGGGCAAAAAAAGACAGTTTGATAGAAAATCTAGACCGTTCTTGTCGAAATACAAAAGAGTATATAGACAGGCACCTTACAATATGTTCTAAACTTAATAAGCCATTAGTAATGGAAGAGTTCGGATATCCGAGAGATGGCTTTTCTTTCTCGCCTTATTCTACTACCAAAGGTCGTGATGGATATTATAAATACGTCTTCTCGCTGGTAGCAGATAATGCCAAAAGTGGAGGAAACTTTGCAGGATGTAATTTTTGGGGATGGGGAGGAATGGCCAAGCCTACTCATGAGAATTGGAATGTCGGGGATGACTATTGTGGAGATCCTGCACAAGAACAACAGGGTTTGAATTCTGTATTTTCTTCAGATACATCAACACTTTTTATCGTAAAAGAGCAAATTGAAAGTATGAGTAATATTTGTAGATGA